Within the Microbacterium sp. 1S1 genome, the region GCGCTTCGTCCCGATGATCTCCTCCGTGAGGCGAAGTGCGGCAGCGGGCGCGTTCGACAGCCCCCACTTCGCATAGCCGGTGGCGATCCGGATGCGGCCCAGGCCGCGCGGCAGCGCGCCGACGAAGGGGATGAGGTTGTGCGACTGGTAGTCCTGTGCAGACCAGCGGTGGGTCTCCTCCGCGTCCGGGAAGTGCAGCCGGGTCCACGCCACGAGATCCTCGATCGCGGCCGTCTCGCCGTCGGAGCGCCCGACCGGATGGCCGTTGCCGCCGACGATGAGCTGCGCCGTGCCTGCGGGGCCGTCGGCGGGGGATATCGGTCGGATCGACCGGGTCGGGCTGTCGGCGGAGATGAAGGTTCCCTCGGGCACGCCGCCGGAGACCCGGAAGGAGACGCAGTACGACCGCATCCCGGCGACCTTGGAGAAGTACAGACCGCGGTCGAGGATGGGGGTCCCCGTCGCGAGGACGATGTGCTCGGCGAACATCGGGCCCGCCGTCGTCTCCACCCGCGGCTCCGGCAGGGCGTGCGCCCCGGTCACGCGGACGCCGGTGTGCAGCGTGCCGCCACCGGCGACGAACTCCTTCGCGAGTGCGTCGGCGGCGGCGACCGGATCGATCGTCACCTGCGAATCCAGGGCAACCGCTCCCGCGACGGGGAACGGCGTCGAGAGCTCCCCCGCGGTGAGCAGGCGGGTCGGCAGTCCGGCCTCCCGCGCGGCCGCGTGCTGGGCGCGGACGGCTTCGAGCCCGTCCGGACCCTGCGCGTAGGTGTGGTCCGTGCGCTCGGTGTAGCTCAGGCCCGCGCTGTCGGCGAAACCGGTGAGCCACTCCATGCCGGCGCGGTTGGCGTCGACGTACGCCTGGACGAGAGCGGCCGGATGGTGCGTGCGGATGGTGGCGAGCTGCTGCCCCTGCAGAAGGGAGAGCTTGCCGGTGTTGCCACCCGTCGACAGCTCCGCCACGTCGCCCGCGTCGACGACCACGACGTCCAGCCCGGCGCGGGTCAGCAGCACGGCCGTGGAGAGTCCGGTGAGGCCGGCCCCCACGATGAGAACCTCGTGCCGGGTGCCCGGATCGAAGGGAGTGCCGTGGGGTGCGTCCTGGTCGACCTTCCAGAGTGGCTTCATGCCGACAGTCAACGCCTCTCCGCGGGGCGGCCCCAACACCTTGACATCCGACGGCTGCGCTGGCATGCGGCGACTACAGTGGCCAGCGTGAATCTGCGTCGTGTCCTGCTCGTGGCGCTCGGCGGCACGCTGGGGACGGCGGCGCGGCTGGGGCTCGGGCTTCTCCTACCCGATCAGGGCGGATTCCCCGTGGCCGTACCCGTGGCCAACGTGCTGGGCGCGGTGCTCATCGGGGTCGTGGCGGCACGGCTGCCGGCCTCCGCCGACCTGCGCATCCTGCTGGGCACCGGTGTCCTCGGGGGCTTCACGACCTACAGCGCCTTCATGACGGGGACCGTGGACCTGTGGGCGTCGGCTCCGCTCCTGGCCGCCGCGTACGCCGCAGGCAGCCTGGTCCTCGGCCTCCTCGCGGCGGCCGCGGGCCTGTGGCTGGGACGCCCGCGCCGGGGAGCGCCGTCGTGAGCCCGCTGCTCTTCCTCGCCGCCTCGCTCGCCGGGGGAGTCGGCGCCGTCCTGCGGTACCTCGTCGACCTCGGGATCGCGCGGCTCGCCGGGCGGCGGTTCCCGTGGGGGATCCTCGTCGTCAACCTCACGGGCTCGTTCGTGCTCGGGCTCGTCGCGACAGCGCTGCCGGACGCGGCGTTCGTGCTCGGAGCGGGGCTTCTCGGGGGCTATACGACCTTCAGCACCGCGATGCTCGATGCGGTC harbors:
- a CDS encoding fluoride efflux transporter FluC, with protein sequence MNLRRVLLVALGGTLGTAARLGLGLLLPDQGGFPVAVPVANVLGAVLIGVVAARLPASADLRILLGTGVLGGFTTYSAFMTGTVDLWASAPLLAAAYAAGSLVLGLLAAAAGLWLGRPRRGAPS
- a CDS encoding FAD-dependent oxidoreductase, whose product is MKPLWKVDQDAPHGTPFDPGTRHEVLIVGAGLTGLSTAVLLTRAGLDVVVVDAGDVAELSTGGNTGKLSLLQGQQLATIRTHHPAALVQAYVDANRAGMEWLTGFADSAGLSYTERTDHTYAQGPDGLEAVRAQHAAAREAGLPTRLLTAGELSTPFPVAGAVALDSQVTIDPVAAADALAKEFVAGGGTLHTGVRVTGAHALPEPRVETTAGPMFAEHIVLATGTPILDRGLYFSKVAGMRSYCVSFRVSGGVPEGTFISADSPTRSIRPISPADGPAGTAQLIVGGNGHPVGRSDGETAAIEDLVAWTRLHFPDAEETHRWSAQDYQSHNLIPFVGALPRGLGRIRIATGYAKWGLSNAPAAALRLTEEIIGTKRSERPSWMLRLGTRLTVPADLARGAVEGAKVAAAATKGWVEAETTPVPVPQPAEGEGVVANRGGRPVAISTVDGVTRAVSAVCTHLGGVLDWNDAECTWDCPLHASRFAADGTRIEGPALNDLEELPRKAGGA
- a CDS encoding fluoride efflux transporter FluC, which encodes MSPLLFLAASLAGGVGAVLRYLVDLGIARLAGRRFPWGILVVNLTGSFVLGLVATALPDAAFVLGAGLLGGYTTFSTAMLDAVVLWRDGERAAAVFDAAGMLALGLLAAGLGLALGSAL